The region ACACGTTTTTCTTGTCTGCACCCTCTTCACCAATTTTGAGTAGAGACATATCGCGACCATCAAGTGTTTGACCAAGAATTTGCAATTCACAGTCAATATCGAGCTGCGCTTGGTGCAGCAAGTCTTGGTGACGTTCATAACTGTAGGGTTGGAAATAAGCAAAATACACAGAGTCAAACTCTGGCATAAACGTAATTTTCAGCTCTTGGCCGTCAAATTCGGTCGGCACGCGGAACCAGTGCTCGCGATCGTAAGAGGCCACCGCTTGGTAATCTTGCCAACCTTCCACGTAGGCTGACTGGCCAGCGTTGACTATGCGAATGTGATGTTCAACACGCTCATTGTTATGTAATTTGAAATGGAACCACTGGAAGAACTCTGAGCCATTATCTTTGTTAATGGCTAGTTGAATATCGCTTGGATCATTAGCTGCTAATACTTGAATATTGCCGCTGTCGAAGTTAGAAGAAATCTGCATAACGTTTGTTTAATTACTCTGACATGAAGCTGCTAGTGTACACAAAGCCTTATGTGATCAGAAGTTTTAATAAAAACCTGATGCAGGAATACTGTCAGCGACAAGTTACAGCGTACTTTTTAACATCCATTTACCCTTACCCATACGCGTGTCAGACACATAAAAAATTGCGGTGAGGTGCCTTGTTCAAGTGAAAGAGAATGCACGCGCTTCGATTGCATCTCATGACTTGCGAGGCTATCTTAGCACTAGAAACGACATGGTTTACTTAGCACATTATTTTAACAACAAAAGCATAACAAGGATCTAAACATGAAGCTCTTTACCTTTCCCCCCGCTCCAAACCCTCTGCGCGTTAGCTACTTTTTAAAATATAAAGGGCTAGAGATTGAGACTGAAATTATCGATTTAAAAGAAAAACAGCAGTTTAACGACGAATACTTGGCGATAAATCCCAATGCCACAGTGCCAGCATTGTTGCTAGACGATAACACGCTACTAACAGACAGTATCGCTATTTGTACTTACTTAGAGCGTAAACACCCAGAAAAACCTTTGTTTGGGCAAAATGATGAAGAATATGCGCACGTTATTGGCTGGTGCCACAAACTCTACGTCGAGGGGTTCAGTGCAGTCGCAGAGGTGTTGCGCAATGGCAGTGAGTTTTTTGCTGATCGCGCCCTACCTGGCTTAACGCCAATCAAGCAATTACCAGCGTTAGTAGAGCGTGGACAAACCCGTATTGGGGTATTCTGGACAATGCTTGATAACCACCTAAGCGCTCGCGAATTTGTCGCGGCAAGTAGTTTTAGCCAAGCAGATATTGATGCATACGCAATTTGTCAGTTTGCTAGCTGGGTAAAAGCTAGCATTCCGCCAGAATGTGAAAACTTACGACGCTGGTATCAACAAGTTGCTGCTATTCTTGACTAACCCCTCGCTTGCCTACCGCTTGGCAAAAGCGAGTACTATGACGAGTTGCGTTGTCATACACGATACGCATTTGTAGCGATTGAAGAGTCATCAGCGAGCACTTTGCTAGCGGATGATTCTTCTTTGATTAGCATCTTTACTCGTAAGTTTTGCCACTATTGTGCTAACGCTTATGTTCAATTCAGACAAACAACAAGTAAACCGCCAATCCACATTGCCAATTAGCATCGCAATTAATTACCAACATCAAGATTACGATCAGCGGAGCTAAGCTCATTGAAATCCCCGTCATCGACCAAGAGCAAAGTATCAAAAACATTTGCTGTTTTATAGCCAAGGTTCTTATCACCATTGACGGGGGAGATTTTAGTTGAGCCGATAAAATGCTCTCGCGTTTCACTACCGTCGTTATCACAATAAGCCAACATAAAACCGAGCTGTTTACCCTTGTAGTTCTTCACGCGATAAGTTTTTGATGCTGCCAGCTTGCCTTGAATACTCATTGGGTGCACGTACTCTTGGCTAAATAGTTTTACGGCTAGCTCCCAATAAATCGGAAAGCCAGCCTCGCTGCTGCGCCGCCAAACACTATCAATATGATCATTAAATAGCATGGGAACAGCGATATTGTCGGTTTTGTCTTTTTGGGGCATTAGTTGAGGCATTGGTTTAGGTGCTAAATCAACCACTTGGTTATCGAGTGCAATGTGGTAGGCAAACGCATTAAAATTAGCTAAGTGATCTCCTTTGGAATTATCCTCATCAACAAACACTTCCAAACAATCATCATCCCAGTAACGCACAAGTGGATTAGGATTTGTATCATAAAGTACATCGTCATAGAGCTTGACTAACACATAAAGTAAATCTTCATTCCAGAGCAATTTGTAATGGGCTGAAAAATCTTCCGGTGTTGGGTATTCTCCGAGAATATGCTGATCCATGTTAAGCCAATTTGCCTGCTGCCAACTTTGCTCTGATGGTATGCCATCTATTGTTATCACAGATAACGCTTTATTCACGGTTATTACACTTTGCGCACTCACTAATTGACAGCTAAGTAAGCTCAATATTCCGAATAACAAACCTGTGAGTTTTTTCGCTTTTATACAATGACGAATAGACAACATATGCATCAAATATTGGCAACGCATTTTTTGTACCTCCTTCGATAATGTTTTGTCTGTTTTCACCTTTACTCTTTGATATCAGCATAGCTGCACTTTT is a window of Thalassotalea euphylliae DNA encoding:
- a CDS encoding glutathione S-transferase family protein → MKLFTFPPAPNPLRVSYFLKYKGLEIETEIIDLKEKQQFNDEYLAINPNATVPALLLDDNTLLTDSIAICTYLERKHPEKPLFGQNDEEYAHVIGWCHKLYVEGFSAVAEVLRNGSEFFADRALPGLTPIKQLPALVERGQTRIGVFWTMLDNHLSAREFVAASSFSQADIDAYAICQFASWVKASIPPECENLRRWYQQVAAILD
- a CDS encoding CBM9 family sugar-binding protein, with amino-acid sequence MKTDKTLSKEVQKMRCQYLMHMLSIRHCIKAKKLTGLLFGILSLLSCQLVSAQSVITVNKALSVITIDGIPSEQSWQQANWLNMDQHILGEYPTPEDFSAHYKLLWNEDLLYVLVKLYDDVLYDTNPNPLVRYWDDDCLEVFVDEDNSKGDHLANFNAFAYHIALDNQVVDLAPKPMPQLMPQKDKTDNIAVPMLFNDHIDSVWRRSSEAGFPIYWELAVKLFSQEYVHPMSIQGKLAASKTYRVKNYKGKQLGFMLAYCDNDGSETREHFIGSTKISPVNGDKNLGYKTANVFDTLLLVDDGDFNELSSADRNLDVGN